One part of the Paraglaciecola sp. L3A3 genome encodes these proteins:
- a CDS encoding YkgJ family cysteine cluster protein, with protein MKECTQCGKCCIKYSHGDLSASDSDMDMWQLFRPDIAEYVKGGLIWFSPNSGKLLDLCPFLRGSTSTETGNIFYTCDIYHDRPEDCRFYPVTVKQMINDECEMLEQEDLLEPVKAQADLDKILKDSRPSFD; from the coding sequence ATGAAAGAATGTACTCAGTGTGGAAAGTGTTGCATTAAATATAGTCATGGCGACCTTTCTGCATCTGACAGCGATATGGATATGTGGCAGTTGTTTCGTCCAGATATTGCTGAATATGTAAAAGGGGGCTTAATTTGGTTTTCACCTAATAGTGGAAAACTATTAGACCTATGTCCATTCTTACGTGGCTCTACTAGTACAGAAACAGGCAATATTTTTTATACTTGTGATATCTATCATGATCGTCCCGAAGATTGTAGGTTTTATCCTGTTACGGTTAAACAAATGATTAATGACGAATGTGAAATGTTAGAGCAGGAAGACCTACTTGAACCGGTGAAAGCTCAAGCAGATTTAGATAAGATATTGAAGGACAGCCGACCTAGTTTTGATTAA
- the ylqF gene encoding ribosome biogenesis GTPase YlqF gives MAVHWYPGHMHKAQKEIKQVLPQVDLLIEVLDARIPYSSENPAIAQMRGDKPCIKVLSKTDLADPEITAMWQEYLERERSVKTFAATTEQPAKMKQIIDLCRKMLPEKDASVKTINTMIVGIPNVGKSTLINILADRVIAKTGNEAAVTKNQQRINLGNGITLFDTPGILWPKVENPNSGYRLAATGAIKDTAMEYDDVGFYAADYLIKAYPELLKDRFKLEHIPTTEIEFLEVAAGSRGALMAGGRVNLHKICEVLINELRSGKLGRISLETPDMVQQEEVEMEKIAAKKEADKVKRKQSFKTGSLTPDKKDRKEKRQSDRAAQSARMKKENRSRSK, from the coding sequence ATGGCAGTTCATTGGTACCCAGGGCATATGCATAAAGCCCAAAAAGAAATTAAACAAGTTTTGCCTCAAGTTGATTTATTGATTGAAGTGTTAGATGCACGTATTCCTTATTCAAGTGAAAATCCAGCGATCGCTCAAATGCGAGGTGATAAACCTTGTATTAAAGTCTTGAGTAAAACGGATCTAGCTGATCCCGAAATCACCGCAATGTGGCAAGAATATTTAGAGCGTGAAAGATCAGTAAAGACGTTCGCAGCCACCACTGAACAACCTGCCAAAATGAAACAGATCATCGACTTATGTCGTAAAATGTTGCCTGAAAAAGACGCTAGCGTAAAAACTATTAATACCATGATAGTCGGTATTCCAAACGTAGGGAAATCTACCCTAATTAACATTTTAGCTGATCGCGTGATTGCTAAAACGGGTAATGAAGCTGCGGTGACTAAAAATCAACAACGTATTAATTTAGGTAATGGCATTACCTTGTTTGATACCCCAGGTATTTTGTGGCCAAAAGTCGAAAACCCTAACAGTGGTTATCGATTAGCGGCGACTGGAGCGATTAAAGATACGGCAATGGAATATGATGATGTAGGTTTTTATGCCGCAGATTATTTAATTAAGGCTTACCCAGAACTATTAAAAGATCGTTTTAAACTAGAACATATCCCAACGACTGAAATAGAGTTTTTAGAAGTTGCGGCAGGTAGTCGTGGTGCCTTAATGGCGGGTGGTAGAGTTAACTTACATAAAATTTGTGAAGTATTAATTAATGAACTCAGATCGGGCAAGTTAGGGCGTATCAGTCTAGAAACTCCAGATATGGTGCAGCAAGAAGAAGTTGAGATGGAAAAAATTGCTGCCAAAAAAGAAGCAGATAAAGTAAAACGTAAACAGAGTTTCAAAACAGGCTCGTTAACCCCAGACAAAAAAGATCGTAAAGAAAAGCGCCAATCAGATCGTGCTGCACAATCTGCCCGGATGAAAAAAGAAAATCGCTCTCGTTCTAAATAA